Proteins from a single region of Natrinema salifodinae:
- a CDS encoding ABC transporter substrate-binding protein — protein sequence MTEPETETVTFQLNWEPNGFQSPYFLAREAGFYREEGIEVEFVEGHGSPYAAERAARGDADVGLAGASAVLAKQSEGFDPLAVAAVTQKTPAAVYTLRDVFGERLTDPEQLAGRTVAPSATKTRILTAQLLENVGIRDEVELLDVDPHTHHRVQHKVIDGTVDAAVGVVTNGIEIGRERDRTPDELPIGEYLDIYGMTLVTGPEFARERPETLRSFLRATARGWAAATRDPDRAVDALVDRNATLERNRGIEQLKFETAAHQLQFTPFVREHGWGAQDPDRWRRLGETLSETALLDGEIDPDAVWTDEFRPTDDPLVAEYADRVHPTAE from the coding sequence ATGACGGAGCCGGAGACCGAAACCGTCACTTTCCAACTCAACTGGGAGCCCAACGGCTTCCAGTCGCCGTACTTCCTCGCCCGCGAGGCGGGCTTCTACCGGGAGGAGGGCATCGAAGTCGAGTTCGTCGAGGGCCACGGCTCGCCGTACGCGGCCGAACGCGCGGCCCGCGGCGACGCCGACGTCGGCCTGGCCGGCGCAAGCGCCGTACTCGCGAAACAGAGCGAGGGGTTCGACCCGCTCGCGGTCGCCGCAGTGACTCAGAAGACGCCGGCGGCGGTCTACACGCTGCGGGACGTCTTCGGCGAACGGCTCACCGACCCCGAACAGCTCGCGGGCCGGACCGTGGCGCCCTCCGCGACGAAGACGCGGATTCTCACCGCGCAACTGCTCGAGAACGTCGGGATCCGCGACGAGGTCGAACTGCTGGACGTCGACCCGCACACGCACCACCGCGTCCAGCACAAGGTGATCGACGGCACCGTCGACGCGGCGGTCGGCGTCGTCACCAACGGGATCGAGATCGGCCGGGAGCGCGACCGGACGCCCGACGAACTCCCGATCGGCGAGTATCTGGACATCTACGGGATGACGCTCGTCACCGGCCCCGAGTTCGCGCGCGAGCGCCCGGAGACGCTCCGATCGTTCCTCCGGGCGACCGCCCGCGGGTGGGCCGCCGCGACCCGCGATCCGGACCGGGCGGTCGACGCGCTCGTCGATCGCAACGCCACGCTCGAACGTAACCGCGGGATCGAACAGTTGAAGTTCGAAACCGCCGCCCACCAGTTACAGTTCACGCCGTTCGTCCGGGAGCACGGCTGGGGCGCGCAGGATCCGGACCGGTGGCGGCGACTCGGGGAGACCCTCTCCGAGACGGCGCTGCTCGACGGCGAGATCGATCCGGACGCGGTGTGGACCGACGAGTTCCGCCCCACAGACGACCCGCTCGTCGCGGAGTACGCCGACCGGGTGCATCCGACGGCGGAGTGA
- a CDS encoding DUF7344 domain-containing protein, translating into MAERDGDSERGERDTGIEGGPAFPTVTDGGVPALDEFVRVLSERRRRCLLYCLWEDDVRDVDDLAGRVATRLDRLSPDEAAESRREAVEISLVHVDLPMLEDVGIISYDRRTRTLSLDHPPMPIETLVDACETLDECAHVDERRESGESTDASSRDR; encoded by the coding sequence ATGGCCGAGAGGGACGGCGACTCCGAGAGGGGCGAACGCGACACGGGTATCGAGGGTGGACCGGCTTTCCCGACGGTGACCGATGGCGGGGTTCCCGCTCTTGACGAGTTCGTACGGGTGCTAAGCGAGCGGCGCCGGCGGTGTCTCCTGTACTGTCTATGGGAGGACGACGTCCGCGACGTCGACGACCTCGCGGGGCGCGTTGCCACCCGATTGGATCGGCTGTCGCCGGACGAAGCAGCCGAGAGTCGCCGCGAGGCCGTCGAGATCTCGCTCGTCCACGTCGATCTCCCAATGTTGGAAGACGTCGGCATCATCTCGTACGACCGGCGGACTCGCACCCTCAGTCTCGACCACCCTCCGATGCCGATCGAGACGTTGGTCGACGCGTGCGAGACGCTCGACGAGTGCGCTCACGTCGACGAGCGACGCGAAAGCGGCGAGTCGACTGACGCGTCGTCTCGGGATCGGTGA
- a CDS encoding ABC transporter substrate-binding protein, with product MTNIDISSQQAAIDEFQGEPGDRPVMRARFEHNGSPRYMLYTIKRFGYDHDHDFHLDLQLVSDELDEGRETVEAKLQEGDADLIDIDYISTARERAAGAPIVAFHPYGQTVGGLVVPEDSPIEGLDDLSGHRIGVVRRRDKNWILVRAACRDAHGFDPDETATPVESGSKVELTRMLRDGEVDAVLQFWQIIPEIVETGPYREALPMSRLVDRLADADDERPVPVSTFLTSEAYLADHPDAVRGFRGAYRDAVERLQRDDELWEEIGEQLMYEDDPAVVRAVRDRWRAMVVPDWDEATVEGMERLFDRLKAVAGADALGVAELPDGLFRPDLEVEA from the coding sequence ATGACAAATATCGACATCAGCTCCCAACAGGCCGCGATCGATGAGTTCCAGGGCGAGCCAGGCGACCGACCGGTGATGCGCGCCCGGTTCGAGCACAACGGCAGCCCGCGGTACATGCTCTACACGATCAAGCGGTTCGGCTACGATCACGATCACGACTTCCACCTCGACCTGCAGTTGGTCTCCGACGAGCTAGACGAGGGCCGCGAAACCGTCGAGGCGAAACTGCAGGAGGGCGACGCCGACCTGATCGACATCGACTACATCTCGACGGCCCGCGAGCGCGCCGCGGGCGCGCCCATCGTCGCCTTTCACCCCTACGGCCAGACCGTCGGCGGCCTGGTCGTCCCCGAAGACTCGCCGATCGAGGGGCTCGACGACCTCTCGGGCCACCGGATCGGCGTCGTCCGGCGCCGCGACAAGAACTGGATCCTCGTCCGGGCGGCCTGCCGGGATGCCCACGGCTTCGATCCCGACGAGACGGCTACGCCGGTCGAATCCGGCTCGAAGGTCGAACTCACCCGCATGCTCCGGGACGGCGAGGTCGACGCTGTTCTCCAGTTCTGGCAGATCATTCCGGAGATCGTCGAGACCGGCCCCTACCGCGAAGCGCTCCCGATGTCGCGCCTGGTCGACCGCCTGGCCGACGCCGACGACGAGCGGCCGGTCCCCGTCTCGACGTTCCTGACGAGCGAGGCGTACCTGGCGGACCACCCCGACGCAGTCCGCGGGTTCCGGGGCGCGTACCGAGACGCCGTCGAGCGGCTGCAGCGCGACGACGAACTCTGGGAGGAGATCGGCGAGCAGCTCATGTACGAGGACGACCCCGCGGTCGTCCGCGCTGTGCGCGATCGGTGGCGCGCGATGGTCGTCCCCGACTGGGACGAGGCCACCGTCGAGGGAATGGAACGGCTGTTCGATCGGCTGAAAGCCGTCGCCGGCGCGGACGCGCTCGGCGTCGCGGAACTCCCGGACGGTCTCTTCCGTCCCGACCTGGAGGTGGAGGCATGA